AGGATTTTGGATCAGTGTATGGATTTTGGCTCTTTTCGTTTGAAAAAAAGTACAACGGAATCCTAGGTAACTactcaacaaacaacagatctATAGAAATACAACTAATGCGAAAATttcaaacagagacaaacctTCTCAGTAGTCCTCCAGCAAAATTTTATCCAGAAAATGATTTCCATGACATCTTTCAAGCAGCTTTTCAAACTTTAAAATGCATAGAAATTAAAGACCAGTCAATGCCAAGTGTGTTAAAAGATACAAATAATCTACTGGAAGCAGCAACTTGCAAACTTAGTACAACAGCTCACACAAAGAACTGGGTAGTTTTTGAAAGCATCAAGCCCTGTTCCTGGTCAAGGATAATCACGTTTGATTACGAAGAAAAGCAATTTCTGTACCAAACGTACAAAATCTTGTACCTGCCAGATCAGCTTCCTGACATCAACAACACTGTAATTACGTATCACCAACATGAGTCTGTCACTATAGGTGATGAAAGATACATGTCACAAATGGCAAAGCGAACAGAACAGGACAGGACTATGTCGTGTCATTTTGGCTTCATGGGCAGGTTGTAATGGAGAAGTAGACCAAGAACATTTTGTCCTTCGTCCCGGCAAAGTTTTGTTTTACATCTGACATTCTATTGAAATTAATGGACATGAACATGAACACATCTTTGCATGCGTTAAATGGTATATTCATTGTCCACAAATCCCATCATTCCCTCCGTTGTCACACTGGCAGCAAGGTGTATTTGAAGAAGGAGGACCATCAACTTTCATGCCAGTTCAGCGAATCCATTCAAGATGTGTAGTAATGTCAACAAGATGGCCAAAGAGTCTTGACAATCTGCCCTCTTCCAAGAAAGGACCTAATTTGATAGAAAACACTGCTTGTTATAATTACCATAATTGTGGTCATTTGTCACTTGTGTGGTACTCAATAGCAGAAATTAAaacattgttaattaatgtcactCTAGTATATTGCTAATGTTACTTTAGTCTGATTCATAGCAGTAGTAAAACACAGAAGTACAATTATACTACTGAATCAGTATGCTCTATTTTtcatcattgtgtgtgtgtgtgtgtgtgtgtgtgtgtgtgtgtgtgtgtgtgtgtgtgtgtgtgtgtgtgtgtgtgtgtgtgtgtgtgtgtgtgtgtgtgtgtattatgtgtGCATGAATCAATGTATGGATCACTGTGCAGCATGTTATCAACTAAATGCCACTATCAACCATGCATTCCTGTTTTGCCCCATATCTTCAAAGCCCAACAGATACAGAGCCATGATGCTACACGAGACAGTGTGACTATAAAGAACCACAGAGAAGGTCCAGAAACATGGAACACAGAGATGATAGTGGAAGTCAATGGACCTCACACGTATATAGTGCAGGCATAAGGGTGCGGGCATtaacaacacatgcacacagatcACATGTTACCATCCACCACTAAGGAAGAGATGAGAGTGTAGAAAAGCAACAACGTAACCAGCCAAGCATAAAGAGGATGAGTGTACATGACATCAtccatcaacatcatcaatcaCATATCTCATAGCAACACCATGCATCTACACTGccctagttaattaatgaactcTACTATAGACtgtatctttaattaattaagcttcaTGCATTAGCGAATCACTTACGTGCcaatgcatgtgtgtatgctCACAAATGACGCCACGCAGGAACGCCAAATGTACATGCGTGCCTATACGTACAATTAGGGCAGCCATTTGACATGCCGCTGCGTTTCAACACATTTGGCACGTGGAAGCATGTGACATTCCCGCACTGTAGAACGCATTGGCATCTAGTCAATTTGTCTTACCTTTGCAGAGCCATGCAAAGTCCTCCAGCTGCGTGTTCGAAACGCTGTCAAACAATACACCCCGCCTGACTACGACGAAGGCAGCACTTCCAGTGTAGGTAGGCAACTGTTGCAGCAGAAACTACATCTTCATCTTCGTCATCACTTCTCCTCATCGGAAAACTAGCGACAAGTGAGGACACAATCATCTGTCACAATTCGACAAAAATTCTCTAGCTCGTTGTTGTTGGAGGGGCCGCCAACTTACTTTGTTCGTTTCCGACTTCGTTAGAGCTCCAAACTGTACACCGCTGTCACGGGGATTTGtgcacccggtgatttgtgtaccctcgcgctttgctcgcgattccacaccgtcgactcgatgctccagacctcatgtcgggtacacatatcaccggccatgatgcaaagctgctggtgatttcggacccttgtgctttcctcgccgtcccagactgctttcaagCTACAGGACTGGCGATCGTAATGCAAACTAAAGTACTCTCTGTTCCCGATCATCTATTGTACATCTGCATTTAGCTAGAGAACGAATATCTTGTGACAGTTGCACCGGTAGCCGGAAGATGACCATGAAGAAGCCGGATGATGACTGGATCGAAGAAGCCGGATGTATGATGACTGGATCGAAGAAGCCGGATGTatgatgactgtgactcaaccaGATGATGACTGACTCCTAGAACTGCCGGAtggtgactgtgactcaaccggatgaCTGTGATCACAGTCACATGTGACTCAATCGGATAATGACTGCGGCATGCGAGGGTACACTATATATCTAGAGACACAGCTTTAGCGCTGGATTCAGATGcaggttgttgcagttgtgcagTTGAGTGTCTACAGTCGCGAGCAGTTGTATATCATAGCAAGTAGAATTGATTCTTTGGTTAGCTACAGTTGATCTACTCTAGAGTTGTAGCTGTATCTACGATTTCGTACTAATATGCTTCTATTTGGCTTGTATTATGTTGTCTCAGTCTGGACGCGCGTGATAGAGCCATATGGGCAATCCAGAGTTGACGGATGCAGAGTCAGACGTAGAAGCTACAGTAAGATAGCACTGACATCTGCATGCATTAGTATTGAAGAAATTCtctaaacaattgcaacattACAATTACTTTAATGATGTGATAGGAAGTAGATACTGTAACTTCAGCAGAACAATGGTTGGAAAACATTGTGAACTCATACAGAGTTCCTAGTCTCTGGAGGAACAAACTACACTGATATTCCAAGCAGGAAACAAAAGTCAtttagaagaagagcaaaagaTTTTACAGTTCAAGATGGAAGGTTGTACTACACAAAGACTTCAGGTTTACTCAGACTTGCACTTGGTAGCAAAAATGAGCAAGATCGTGCCTTTCAGGCTGGTGCATcataattaaaattagttgcagttatttgaaataTAGCTATGTATATGAGTGAAGAATCACTCTGTTGATTGATGTAGGAGTGTCACGTAAATCCAACTGGCGGTCATCTGGGAAGAACTAAAACCACTGACAAAATAAGGAGCAGATACTACTGGCCAAACCAGTAAATTGATATCGCAAATCAGGtagaaatttttttgttactaatcttgtaaaataatttaactAGCACAATTAATGTTGTCTAGATAAGAAAATGTGATAGGTGCCAGAGGACGAATTCTGTTCTCAAATTCCAGTCAAACAAACTCCACCCTATTCCTGTTCGTTCAGAAGTGTGGAGACTAGTTGGAATTGATCTCATGGGACCGCTAACAATGACAAGTCAAGGAAACcaatacatactaacaatgacaTGCTATTTCAGTAAATGGGTTGAAGCTTTCCCCATATCAGACAAAACTGCTGTTACAGTGGCCAGGGCTTTGTACACTGCCTACTGTAGGCATGGAGCACCAAATGATATTATCACTGATCAAGGCAGAGAGTTTGTCAACCAGGTTGTATGAGATATGTCCTAtgtgcttgttaattaaatcatgtaTGGCCAATGTAAACTTTGCTTCACCTGTAGGTGTATGTACCACTAGTTGGATGTTTATACTGTGTTTACTTCAACAGGTGTGCAAGGTACTCCATTGTCAATTCAATGTCAGGCAAAGATTAACAGCAGCTTATCATCCTCAGTCTAACGGACTAGATGAaagaacaaatcaaacagTTAGAAAGTAAGATAAACAATATAAGAAGATAAGTGTAGTTCTATTGCAATTAGAGTATTATGACTACATAGATGCCTTGAAAAATTGGCAATAGAGCATGAAGAAGACTGGGATGAACTCCTTGACCCAGTTCGCTTTGCTATTCGAACCAGTGTTGAAGAGTCCACCAAGTTCACTCCTTTCTTTTCAATGCATGGGCGAGAAGCTCAGGTTTCCTTTAGAAGCTGAAAACAGTGATATTacttctgtcagtcagttgggTGATGTGCAGCAAGCAGTACATCATCTAAAGAAAATGAGAAAAAAACTTTTTCCCTCAagtgaaagaaaacattgaaaacagtcaggaaagacagaaacaacaatacagaaaaagaaaaggagcTGTAGCAAACTCTATCCCAGTTGGACAGACTGTTTTGCGATTAAATATGCTAAAAAGGACAACGAAAGGTCATAAGATGGAAGACACCTGGCTTGGACCATACAGAGTTATAGAAATGACTGCATCTGGTGGCTGTGTCCTTCGTTGCATCAAAAATAATTCAACAATAAAGCGCAAAGTTAATATTAGTCAGCTGAAGatctacaatacaccacagaagTCTTTTGAATTGGCAAATGCAACAAGCAAAGATGATGAATCAGCTGCTACTAGGATTAAGGGCAACAGCAAGTCAAATTTCTCAGATTTAGAACGTCAGCTATTTGATCAAAGTCTGTTACGGCTGTGGTGCACAGGAGCAATATAGGAGGTTTGGAAAGCTAAAGAAGACGACGAGAGAGAGAGGTATGCTTACATCTAGATACTGGCACAAATTGATTAGCTATGTTATGGttactgcatgtactttgtgttttgcagcttGCTGAACATACAAGCTCTGTTGAAGAATGTTGCTTAGTATCAATGTAGACGTGGCTCTGTGGCTAGACTGTCTAACATATGAGAAAAAGCCAACATTAAAACGAGTTAGTGATTTTGTGCTAGTAAACCCTGTTGTTCAGCAAGAGTTCAATGATTTTGCAAAAGCTGAAATAACACCAGAATTGCAATTACTACTAGACGTGGACTTGATTAAGGTCTGGGAAACTGACAAAGCACTCTCGTTGCCAAGGGTGTCTCGATATCAAAATGtgtatgtcaacatcagcagctctcaacttgatgacctaTGCCTGTGGGTATATGATATGAGAAAGCTGTATAACAGAAAAGAAAGAAGTTTGTTTGAGGTAGTTAATAACAGAGCAAGTATGCCTCAAACATTGTCTAGTCTAACATCAGCTGCCAGGAGTTCACAAAGAGTAAGTCAACTGAATTTGCCAGTGGCAATAACCAGAAGATTTGTTATAAATTTTCTTCTACAGTGGGTACATGGTCTGGATCTCAATGAAACTGATAAATGTATTATACAAGGCAAGTGTGCCGACGGCTTTCTAActgacaagcacatgcatgctgctCATCAGCTTCTATTAAAGCAGTTTCCCTACATCAGTGGACTAGAGTCAACACTCCTTTGCCAGACTTACGGATTCGCTCATGTAACAAGTGATGGTATGAAATAAATACCGCTCTCActgacatgacacacacacacacacacacacacacacacacacacacacacacacacacacacacacacacacacacacacacacacacacacacaacacaacaccacacacacaaaaccacacaacacaaaaccacacaacacaaaaccacacaacacaaaactacacaacacaaaaccacacaacacaaaaccacacagcacaaaaccacacaacacaaaaccacacaacaccacactacactaatagtgtaatattatcaaaataatattataagcATTCATGTGgtttgtaataataacaaatacatTTTTGTACAGCTATTCAGATTCATTTTACAGGAAGTCATCATTGGGTGACTTCAACCTGCTTTGGCAAACAAGTACAACTATACGAAAGCAATGCTGGCCTACACTTGTCTCCTCCTATGGAAACACAGCTGGAGCAAATCTATCAATTGgctcacaaagacaacattgTCATGGTAGAACAAATACcagtgcaacagcaacaaaatggtaAAGATTGCGGGCTATTTGCAATAGCATATGCATTTCATGCAGCTCTAGGAGATGATGTAACCATCATGCATTTTGATATTTCCAAAATGCGACATCTGATTTACTGCTTGGATCGAGATGAGCTCTCACCTTTTCCAATGGAAGAAGACAAGCCATTGGAAACATGTGACAGAAGTCACTTTTACATTTCTTTGcactgcatgtgtttgttgccAAAGACACATGGCAAGATGGTAGAGTGTTACGTCTGTGAAAACTTGTATCATGACAGATGTGTCACATTGTCAGGTAGTGAGCCTTGGATTTGCGCTAAATGTAGATAAATGTCTTGCTATACACAGCTTcagtattaatttgttcaattaatacaTCAACTTTAAATATAAAAAGTTGAAACTGTGAACTAAGTCAGAATCTAGAACCTTAAACATTTGACAACGATATCTTTTATCAGGGAGTGCGGtagcactccctatgtagggatgcgaagaatctaaaatggcggcccatacaaaagtatccaaacgcatccgaaccggatctctcagaactcattacagagatctcagACCCACGTaccgctcaacttcaaacgttcctaatagtagccagactatcaccgctgacactaagcacctcagaagccagctatcgacaagtaaaaaacccgatttattctttcacatttcacatgtcacttttgtcagccaggctagtgcctcactcgaagcagctacaacgacgagagtcacaccaaacgattcgctcttgtccaaagaattgcactgacccaacagctagaaatgtgcaaagtcaccttgtatcagccaactgctgccatgcagttccacgtactgcttcccacaacgccaagttgttccggtcacatgtgtacatgtgactaccgtttggaagcctagctgctacttccacctgctgctacatgctgcttacagttgcgtgtagttgaacatgtacagtaccactatGTTCAACGTCGtggcgtcctgtctgactcttTGTGCAagtaagcgtgtatctcttccgtggaaccctaggtaatgggagttgtttatagatgcaatcagagttattacgtacatccatcagctgctacgtacttccgtgtatgTTGAAcgtaacgtgggagttgtctagagatgcaatcaaagattgaaatcccggccgagctgcacacgtcTAATTACCaggactgtcatttccatttcaaactacacaagtctaaaaacattttgagaaaatgatgggtatgtagggatgggtatgtacttatgtcatttatgtccatctcctacatcacaataaggtcacttgaaaagagataccgtagctaaactggaatgtgcagTGTCTACTTACAGCCTGGAATTCGTGGCCTAGGGTGGGAGGGGGTgggacagagagtgcaacctccacgtggtctctCCTGGGGTTTTGAGCATCAAATTATTCTCACATATTCAAAATGTTATGCACTcggtttactaaaactgtcatttccatcttcagggtatatatactgtatatatatatatatatatatatatatatatatatatatatatatatatatatatatatatacgcacacacacacatgtgctcGCGTAATATACTTTTAACATAGctaaaatatatgaaacaagtccaaaaacattttgagaaaatgatgggtatgtagggatgggtatgtacttatgtcatttatgcccatctcctacatcacaatctttttacctatatgGCTTGCaacagttgtgaatgtgatgtaggagatgggcataaatgacataagtacatacacatccctacatacccatcattttctcaaaatgtttttggacttgtataCTTACCTTAAATTGCCAGCTGTGTTAAGATTtccgtccgtctgtgtgtacacatgaccAGGTCGTCCATAAGTCTCTAGTTGGCATACACGCGTGCACATCAATGCTCCTACAGCGATCTCCAGTTGCAAGTTGAGAACTGCAGGCTCGTAGACCCATCTATGCCTGCAGCTGAGTCTGCAATCGTCTCCAGCTAATGTTGGAGTGAATCTCCTTCGTACATCAACAACGTCAGGCTGGTCAACAGATTGCTTGGTTACGTACTAGACTTCACTCACAAAACGACGCCTAGAGACGAGTATTCAGTAATATCAATTGCTTGAAACGTTGCCACGGTTTGGGACGGCGAGGAAAgcacaagggtacacaaaCCACCGG
The DNA window shown above is from Corticium candelabrum chromosome 13, ooCorCand1.1, whole genome shotgun sequence and carries:
- the LOC134188448 gene encoding uncharacterized protein LOC134188448, with the protein product MLLSINVDVALWLDCLTYEKKPTLKRVSDFVLVNPVVQQEFNDFAKAEITPELQLLLDVDLIKVWETDKALSLPRVSRYQNVYVNISSSQLDDLCLWVYDMRKLYNRKERSLFEVVNNRASMPQTLSSLTSAARSSQRWVHGLDLNETDKCIIQGKCADGFLTDKHMHAAHQLLLKQFPYISGLESTLLCQTYGFAHVTSDAIQIHFTGSHHWVTSTCFGKQVQLYESNAGLHLSPPMETQLEQIYQLAHKDNIVMVEQIPVQQQQNGKDCGLFAIAYAFHAALGDDVTIMHFDISKMRHLIYCLDRDELSPFPMEEDKPLETCDRSHFYISLHCMCLLPKTHGKMVECYVCENLYHDRCVTLSGSEPWICAKCR